A single genomic interval of Nerophis ophidion isolate RoL-2023_Sa linkage group LG11, RoL_Noph_v1.0, whole genome shotgun sequence harbors:
- the cd79a gene encoding B-cell antigen receptor complex-associated protein alpha chain isoform X1, with protein MTTTIHVFIFCSLAVVFAAGKVSIEADRPWLRVRLLRTAVLECCFRTNQDSIRTAWIKEDSASGPNPVVVSDTVTAGHKIYRGLTCGTLKLTQARLSDGGLYRCLLNTSDVMTHGTYLQVYEPLKKIINLSEKTKNNILMAEGLLLFLCVFLPSVALLFKSNQLSALQRTKARREEENIYQGLNLEECCAIYDQIDHSETAVGPYQDVFNNVEEIQLENP; from the exons TGGTCTTTGCAGCTGGGAAGGTGAGCATTGAGGCGGACAGGCCTTGGCTGAGGGTCCGACTCCTTCGCACCGCCGTCCTGGAGTGCTGCTTCAGGACCAACCAGGACTCCATCCGAACCGCCTGGATCAAGGAAGACAGCGCCTCAGGCCCAAATCCTGTGGTGGTGTCAGACACGGTGACCGCGGGCCACAAAATCTACCGCGGCCTCACCTGCGGGACCCTGAAGCTGACCCAGGCCCGGCTGAGCGACGGCGGGCTGTACCGCTGCCTGCTCAACACCTCCGATGTCATGACGCACGGCACCTACCTGCAGGTCTACG AGCCGCTGAAGAAGATAATAAACCTCAGCGAAAAGACCAAAAACAACATCCTGATGGCAGAAGGACTTTTGCTCTTCCTTTGTGTCTTCTTGCCTTCGGTGGCTCTTCTTTTTAAG tCAAATCAACTGAGTGCGCTGCAGAGGACAAAGGCCAGGAGGGAAGAGGAGAACATCTATCAG GGCCTCAACCTGGAAGAGTGTTGCGCCATATACGATCAGATCGATCACTCCGAGACAGCGGTGGGCCCCTACCAGGATGTGTTCAACAATGTGGAGGAAATCCAGCTGGAGAACCCGTGA
- the cd79a gene encoding B-cell antigen receptor complex-associated protein alpha chain isoform X3, which yields MTTTIHVFIFCSLAVVFAAGKVSIEADRPWLRVRLLRTAVLECCFRTNQDSIRTAWIKEDSASGPNPVVVSDTVTAGHKIYRGLTCGTLKLTQARLSDGGLYRCLLNTSDVMTHGTYLQVYEPLKKIINLSEKTKNNILMAEGLLLFLCVFLPSVALLFKGLNLEECCAIYDQIDHSETAVGPYQDVFNNVEEIQLENP from the exons TGGTCTTTGCAGCTGGGAAGGTGAGCATTGAGGCGGACAGGCCTTGGCTGAGGGTCCGACTCCTTCGCACCGCCGTCCTGGAGTGCTGCTTCAGGACCAACCAGGACTCCATCCGAACCGCCTGGATCAAGGAAGACAGCGCCTCAGGCCCAAATCCTGTGGTGGTGTCAGACACGGTGACCGCGGGCCACAAAATCTACCGCGGCCTCACCTGCGGGACCCTGAAGCTGACCCAGGCCCGGCTGAGCGACGGCGGGCTGTACCGCTGCCTGCTCAACACCTCCGATGTCATGACGCACGGCACCTACCTGCAGGTCTACG AGCCGCTGAAGAAGATAATAAACCTCAGCGAAAAGACCAAAAACAACATCCTGATGGCAGAAGGACTTTTGCTCTTCCTTTGTGTCTTCTTGCCTTCGGTGGCTCTTCTTTTTAAG GGCCTCAACCTGGAAGAGTGTTGCGCCATATACGATCAGATCGATCACTCCGAGACAGCGGTGGGCCCCTACCAGGATGTGTTCAACAATGTGGAGGAAATCCAGCTGGAGAACCCGTGA
- the cd79a gene encoding B-cell antigen receptor complex-associated protein alpha chain isoform X2, whose product MTTTIHVFIFCSLAAGKVSIEADRPWLRVRLLRTAVLECCFRTNQDSIRTAWIKEDSASGPNPVVVSDTVTAGHKIYRGLTCGTLKLTQARLSDGGLYRCLLNTSDVMTHGTYLQVYEPLKKIINLSEKTKNNILMAEGLLLFLCVFLPSVALLFKSNQLSALQRTKARREEENIYQGLNLEECCAIYDQIDHSETAVGPYQDVFNNVEEIQLENP is encoded by the exons CTGGGAAGGTGAGCATTGAGGCGGACAGGCCTTGGCTGAGGGTCCGACTCCTTCGCACCGCCGTCCTGGAGTGCTGCTTCAGGACCAACCAGGACTCCATCCGAACCGCCTGGATCAAGGAAGACAGCGCCTCAGGCCCAAATCCTGTGGTGGTGTCAGACACGGTGACCGCGGGCCACAAAATCTACCGCGGCCTCACCTGCGGGACCCTGAAGCTGACCCAGGCCCGGCTGAGCGACGGCGGGCTGTACCGCTGCCTGCTCAACACCTCCGATGTCATGACGCACGGCACCTACCTGCAGGTCTACG AGCCGCTGAAGAAGATAATAAACCTCAGCGAAAAGACCAAAAACAACATCCTGATGGCAGAAGGACTTTTGCTCTTCCTTTGTGTCTTCTTGCCTTCGGTGGCTCTTCTTTTTAAG tCAAATCAACTGAGTGCGCTGCAGAGGACAAAGGCCAGGAGGGAAGAGGAGAACATCTATCAG GGCCTCAACCTGGAAGAGTGTTGCGCCATATACGATCAGATCGATCACTCCGAGACAGCGGTGGGCCCCTACCAGGATGTGTTCAACAATGTGGAGGAAATCCAGCTGGAGAACCCGTGA